From the genome of Phlebotomus papatasi isolate M1 chromosome 2, Ppap_2.1, whole genome shotgun sequence:
ttaatatagaaaCGCTAATAATATGAATGCTATGtgtataatttaaaatatttagcatTTACGCTATTGCAATGGGACTGCAGTTTGTTAAAGATTAAGGgttttgtaatatatttaataaagagATAAAAATACAAACCTTTATCTCCAAGCTTTTTAGATGAATAAATCTTTACTTAATTTAGGTTACTTACAAAATCATCCGTCAAATATACTATACATACCTTTTATGatgatattccaatgaaaaattaacatgttttaaTTGTCACTttgggcctcgagtgggtcagtggatagagtagtagctctatgactgcgaggtctggggttcaaagctgagcagcagcagaaaaagatttctcatgccatatcggctttgaattcgtccagtgaatgaatgaatagtaatgtcaatggtgcatattgacaaaaaagtgaaccgcctaaacaatagaggctggtacgagaacgcgtttcgatgtgaaagtggtacttcaatcgatacaaatattcgctgtcactgatcccaaacacacaccgagaagggatgctgtgacatagtaacggcactgactgctcacagagctgtgatatagagcggctacccgtatcgggggataagatagaataggagtggggaagcataaggggcccaattggtggcctggatgcatcggaatatccgaaatggagaactgacccctggcaaaatcttaattgtcactttactgttctcaagtgcttctgcattagcGACTCTTCTTTGCCttggttcttgtctcgactgttttctgcAGTCttcgctgtgttctaaaatcacaaAACAGTCGTGAGAGCaaccaatacaaaaaaaagtcgataatgcagaaacccttgagaacagtaaagtactgaAAACGTATTcattattcattgaaatagcaccattattctgaaattttacaaacattataTGAATCCTTATATACTGGAGATCCTATCCATTTGTGTCCCTATATATTATTGCCTTAGACACAAGACGAACTTGTAAAATTATTGTGAGTTAATCAGTTAACAATATCCAAACGTTTCTCTAGTTGGCTaagtgctcgtttttcgtttgaacctcaatttcgaggttaaaaaacaatctgagtgAAAAgttgtagggggaggctttgaactttcgcatactaaaatgatgttcaagttcagtgattttttctgactaccatgcaaaccgtatggattctccaactatgccaaaaaaatgtcttacttataaggttcataatcccaccaaacataatcccaggaaatccttagattttcctccagaggaaaatgaaaatttaatggcgatttatccgatagatgaatcaagtttctattatcgcacacgattcacgccatcattgaacaccccattttcaccgtaaattttgcaccggacactaaaagttgcacatcattgtttaaagggaactctaatctacttgattaacccatttttataaggaataaaacattttaatatcacttttttggaacttttctgagagatgttttattgacattaaaaaccatttttttgcttgattctacgagaatttcactccggaaacggttaaatctgatgaatactttcttgaaaagtccaaatatcaccaaatttacacgaatcaataagtttttaaagctaaaaattgactaaaactctgcaagcgagaagaccacacaagattccaccattcctccacggagccggatatgcacaaaaacgtttgaatgtgcatcattgaagatttctctgttcctgcagctgcaggaatcgggatttagcacagatattgagcttcagcaggtgaacaagctaaaattttcacaaaacatcttcttacggaccagtttcttttctttgtcatgcaaaacaacacaatagtgaggttatgtcaaagattgtcaaaaaccagttgtaaactgtatgagcttattacagatgtgattctttcattgcacattcagtttgtgcaagcttgaaaaatatttttatatcaaagaaatgcaaaattgcttaataattactcaactgcaacctatttgagtcaaattacttcttgtttatcaattttacgatttttaagttttcctttttagtgatggatcaaatcggtagattacaatagatgtgaatatgagggatcgtatctaaaatgaagtttcctggaaaatatctgaaagaagcagtcttctatttgcgatcgatgaatctgagtcaagtttgtgaattttgttccacccacaaaaagtgtctgttcagcctaaaagatttttacttaaatctgattcctaataacccttctaccctctgtgatagtagtttttcagaaaagtgatattaattctgcacaatcgtatgaaatattgcacagcaaaattacagtttttgacctgtttttattttttgcttcctgaaactaggaaaaaaggattagactctcaattttttcaggaaagatgggatttaaggttagctattacaatataaagCCATATgtcagattcataaaggaatatgggagaaatatgaagtgtccgaaggtagcgtatatgcgaacgatcaaagcctccccctacatgGATAAATGGACATGTAGCTAATAAAactctctatcaaacccacaaaacagattgttaaggacagttttagttttcgagatattcttgattaaagttgctaaaaatttcgatttttccatgttttatgaaatttatgagactacagcgcctctggtgtcagttgtacgaacttcatctgttcagaggatttatcgggcatgtacaggagaacaaattattccatagcgagaaataaatcggttcagcagaatcggagatatagacacccaagtatcaaaaaactgaaaaaacggtttttcctaaataccaggcgcaaaatccaaatgaaatcaaaatgattagtattttcgtaaatcatttgaccctagcaatagaaaaaaatagcatgagaacccagggacaaaaaaaagttcaaaattgttgcacagtgtaattttaattaatttatttgcatggccgaaattacactcaaagtggcagaaattagaagctggccgaaatttggcacacttaccctatatttgatcataaagcattagaaaaaactcaattttacatgaattcacttgctgaataaaagtgtgacgcgaaagagttaagataaTCGCGTCAATGAACACCTTGGCCAACAGTGGTTTCTCCAGAACCCTCAGCGTTCCTCCTTATGATTTATACCCTACAACAATCGAACATAAActtattctcactactaatccTCTTTAGGATATCCTTCCCAAAGAGGTAACTCACAGGCTAACACTATGAACTTTCTTAGGAGAAATCCAAGAAGAAAGAAGGGAGAATACTATTTTGAGCCACTCttttaaatttgtcaagaaacttatggccgatgaaaaattatcaactttggaaaaacaattatatttgatgtgaaataaaattaataatttttttaaatacataaaaaacGTATATGGATTACaagcaactcatttgcaaacagaaaaaaaataaaatgttattttttctgttattttttccacctggtttctcgaacatcgatttgtcaagaaacttatggccgagatgtcaattcaaataccaacAGGAGGAAGGGAATAAGCCGTTGCGAGGAAGCTAGTGATAACAGAATAATTATAAAAGGCTCAATTACTGAATtgagaacaaaatttaaaaatcgacTCTGCGAATACCCAAAAGAAGTTTATGAATTTTTTgggaaagacattttttttctagttacagtgcccgctttgtaatccggatgattgggagacaatctgacagatgtccgcttcgtaatccggatggattttttgaatttgttcaacgtctcgcaaaCATAATACAAGTTTATTtgtagaaatagaataaaagtttaaaaaaaagattaaaaagacgtaattagagaattctatgctattatacttcgtttattaaacaaaatcatcacaggataattcattttcattgctgaacacacatgcatacatgacctcaaaattattttaaatgtaaccgtcgatagctcgtccggattacggcgatctggattagagagcgggcactgtatttataACGTTTAGAACCGATATTGATCCGATTCTTGTACGTTACGAACTATAAGAATGTCAAAATTTAGTGTAGTTTTTGTAGGGCTTCAATTAAATCCTGAGATAAGATATTTGATctaaaaatcgtgaaattggcTTACATAATGCTGCGGTCCCGATAGGGTTAAACGACTGCATAAAAttgccccattttcccctaatCAGTTTTCAGGGAAAGATAGCAAAATTTGTGTTTGTAATTGATTTGTAATAGTAATAGTTGCAGCCAGTGAACCAAAATGTGTAAGGGAATGCAAAATGGGGAAAATCCCAACCAAGCTATTCCCATTTCCTAGCTCCCTGTTTATTCATCGTGTGACACACAATATAAATTAGTCCAGGATGCCACTAATTCTCCCCCAGTGTCCGTCATCGCTCATTATAAAATGAACACATAAATACTCCCTCGTGGAAAATGCATCATAAACCCGTTTCACATGCCCATGGAAAATCTCCCGGACGCGCATATGAATATTCCAGACGAATGAATTCATGTTTGTTTgagagaggaaaaaaagaggCGTCCTCCTGGATGCTAATTGACCACTGGTCACCACCGGAAGCTGCCCTCGTTGTCTCCGCACTTGCATTTCTCGTTCATGTGACTCATATTGTGCTAATGAGCCCTAATTTGCATTTAATACTTTGGTAGacactaaaaaatgtaaaacgCGCAGAAAGGGTATACTACCCCAAAGCACTGGAAAAAAAATGCGACCGGCATCCCCTTTGCCTTTAACACCAAGAAATTATTCCTTCATCCAGCTGCGGAAATCGCAGATGTGTGAATTTTTCATTATGGAAATTTCTTCTGTAGACCATTTCTCGTTTCCGCTGAAAATGCTTTCCACAGAATAGGGATCAAATTTTACTAAAGTTAAATTAAACTCtgctgatttttttcatttaaaatttcgtttttttttatttttattattgcaaAAGAGGCAATCTTGGTGTTAAAATCacaatttatctttttttttaatttatgatataattttctgtaaaatcTTTTATTGCTTAAGAATTATTTAgatattttgtgtgaaaaaaatacaaaaaattcaccatttgctctcatttaaatatattttctttctctCTAATTTGTCTCTCCCGTATCtcctaaatatatatatataaaatttctcTCTGTAATTACTAAAATACTTTATGGCATTTTCAAAATGGATTTCTTGTGTTCTTTACACTTGATATATATAATTTTGTGGCATTGTAAAGCTCTCTTTTTCAGGGGTGcgtcattaaaaattcatgtaCATTGTGGTTGAAATCGTGTCTTTATATTTTCATCTTATCGGTTTTTGAAgtgattcaattaattttgTAATAGAAAAGTTAATCGGTCTTCCTGTTCATTATcataattttgaatcaaatttgcCCTAACTTATGCTTACTCACATAAATTAATGCGACCATATTTAATATAAGTAAAATAGATTATATAATaaagataagaaattaaatatctttgtattttctttcctaattattattattattattatttatttcaatcaataccaatagggtccgcccctcttacatggtttgaagaagaaagaaatttagggaaaaaaaaatgacagaaaaaaagaaaaaaaaggaaaaagaaaaactaatttagCCTGATCCAGTCTGGTAGAATCTAGCGATGCCGATCAAAGATGATCTGGTATGCAAAGGAAGGGAGTTGAACAAGACAACCCCGTCGACAAAAATAGTTCGCGATAGCTGGTTAGAGTGAGCTCTCGGCACCaagagtccccgaaccctggcaGAGGCCCCAGGAATCAGAAGTGAGGTCAAGTAGCGCGGACGACCCGATGAAATCAAACGAAACAGAAAAGAAACCGCTCTCTGACGGAGGAGTGATGGGAGATCACAACCCACCAGAATGTTGCGGTGCCTAGAAATATGATCCCGAGGGCCGAGACCACAAACGTATCTGATGCAGTTGTTAAAGGTCACCGCTAGACGCCTTAGTGTTTCGCAGTCAGCTGCGAAAATGAGTTCAGCACCGTAAGTAATCACTGGGATGAGAAGAGATCTGACGAGGAGTAGACGAGTGTTAAACGGCGTGATTTCACGGAAGCGTCGGAGTGTGCGAAGAGTGCCATAAATCCTCTGATTAATGTGAGAGACATGATCAGACCATGTAAAAGAGGAGTTAAAAACGACGCCTAGATTGCGTGCCCGATCAACAAATGGGATGGGTTGCCCATAGATAGTGAGAGGAACTGAAGGAGCAGCTAAGGGCTTCTTAGAAATTAAAAGAGCCTGAGACTTTTTGGGATTGAGAGCTAAGCCATTTAAAGAAGCCCAATTTCCGATACAAAGGAGATTGCTGTTCACATGAGCTGATACAGCCTGAAAGTCGGAAGGGTCCCCAGCAGCATAAATTTGCATATCATCAGCGTAAAGATGATACGAACATTGACGCAAAACTGAAGGCAGATCGTTTATAAACAGGGAAAATAAAAGTGGGCCAAGCAGAGAACCTTGTGCCACACCACAGCGAAGACCTGCAGGTTCCGAGAGCTTGTTACCGATCTTTACCCTTTGAGAGCGGCCTTCGAGGTAAGATTTAACTAAATGAACAGCAGTGGAGGAGAAATGGAAAAGATTATAAAGTTTGAAACAGAGCAACTCATGAGGGATGCTGTCGAAGGCCTTGGAAAAATCCAGAAGTACAAGCAAGACAAAATTGCGATTGTCAAGTGACAAAGCAATGTCATGCTGTACCCTGAGCAGAGCGCTAGTAGTACTGTGACCACTACGAAATCCTGATTGAAGGTCAACAAGCAGTCCCTCAGAGTTCAAATAGGTAGTTAGTTGCTCGAGAAGCAAAGCCTCGAATACTTTGGATAGGACGGGAAGGAGGCTGATCGGCCTAAAATCAGAGGGGCCAGATGGGTTACTAACCTTAGGTATAGGAATAACTAATGCCGACTTCCACAGGGCAGGTAATCAGTTAATAAGAAAGAATTCCATCATATAAGAGGCTCATTGATCCGTattcctttgtttttttttcttgaaaaagaagTAAGTGAGCATTTTTGAGGTTAAGCCaaacataacctccaaaaagcTGCTGAaacttcgaaattcaaaattgaggaaattttgAATTACTTATTGCCTTCTTTGAATTATCTAAAAGAAATCAAATGTTGCCCTGACAATATTTTGAAACGAAACTCTTTCTTATTTAGTTCAGttagaggttatgttaaaatgttaggttatgttattGTTAATGCTTTTAACTTTAACAGAAAAACACAccaaaactttcaaaaattatatttggatgataaatttttaaaaacgcatcagtctaaaataaaataaactgaaaatttattgaaattaaactTTCCATCTCTGAGCAGTTTTATCTACAATTCAGCCACTTCAAACAgaacaaaacaaaaagattttttttgttatgaatTGCAATAGATTCGGACAATTAATGGCTGAATCCGCTGAATCAATATTTcggaatgtgaggttatgttctaAAACTACAAAAGTTTAAGACTAGAAATACCACTAACCTGCAAAATTCattgttcaatttttatttcaataagttaattgaaagataaataatgGGGATTTATGATGTTCATCTGATGATTTATGTTTGAAAAAGTCTTGTTATTCGAAAATGTAACAATTTAGCCAATAGTACATGCTAATTATGGCAAAATCGTCAGcattttactaaatttattcataaaaaattaaatttgatttgtaAATAAAGAACTGAGTCTACATATCGATATTTTTATAGTCAATCAACCGACGCACATTGTAGAGAGTAGACtcatttctgtaaaaaaaaactagataaTCCTGGTCACCAGAAAGGAAACATTTTACCAAGCATTTTTTgtattaaggcctctacatactaggagaaatttcctttaaaaaatgtctttttatagaaaatttcccctatccttgtaggcagaaacgtcagattttttttaaaggcaatttttgaggaaattgcttctagtgtgtagtgtagacaccattagctGAGATTTATTTAGCTTTCaaacttgtttttctttctgatcgaatattattttttactaactcaagaagcaaaatagctacCTTACGCCCTctgcacactagagaaaaatatcgctccttggaaattacaagcggtcaactcacttttttgcgattttgagattctaatgcacttagaaagacaatttaataaattttcagatgatataagtcattaaatttcgttattagaaatgtttttcaaaattttaatctttttgattacttgcataattttgtttcaagtaaaggggcacaaaatatattcatcgttcaaatttttgtgaaacaggggactaactcaagcaagttatGCCTTTGTCGcctttgtcattctaatttcagcaaaatttgcacatcatttagaacgacaagaagctaactcattaaaaaaacatattttgaaaggtaaaaatataaaagtttcgatgtttatattagtgctcatacaaataaaaaagaaataaattgtttttgttcagccattaaattgagatacttatttacacaaagttgaatctttcatgttgTCTCCTGAAagaatggccgaaaattagttggccccttgtaatttccaaggttTCATTCCATATTATGTCCATATatgacagtttttcctacacaagcgtaggcaatttgctacaatatggacataaatttctccagtgtgtagaggccatagaACCAAGATTTTAAGAATTCCTAAATGCACCTTTAATGGAcgagaattttgtgtttaagTTCCCGTAGAAACTCTTAAACTTCTTAAGAGTGTTCCACTTTATTTCTATCAAGAACACTATAACCAGATTATAAGAATTtcggttctataatgccttctCCTTAGAGAATTGTAAGagaataaagaaaagaaaatgtttattgggtagaaattaaacaaaatactgAATATTCAGTGAGCACAAAAAGCTAATCAATATCAATTCACCTGAAaattatatacagtagactctcgctcaatcgactctttttcaattgggtgcaaaattttattttgcgcccaattaatttttaattatgaagctaatttgctcaaattcgctgtagttcttcctattttatcgtggttctttataattgagtgctttttgtggaatttacaaaggctttgacgcccaaatctatcgataaaccggatgacattttgccccaaatgcccattttagagagagtctactcgtctactgtattttctgctgaattctgctaacctaaAAACAACACTCGTGAGACAGTGCCATTTTtgtatatttggttagcactttttgttcgagaactgctgaccggtcagcatatttttgctaatcgactcagcaaaagtatgctaaaaatatattgttttttagcaaacacaaaaaataatatgaatttttatgaatttagctcttattgataaatatttttagggaAAAATGTAGAATGATCTTCTTGTGTttgtcttttaaaaataaacaagcATCTTATTTCACAAGTTAGGCTAAATATAATCTCACTAATTTcgttattttcaaagtttttgaggttatattatAACGTTCGTCTAGTTACAGTTGCaattttcagtaaatttttctttacggtcccaatttcataaaattctctgcttatgaattttttttggttatAATTTCGTAAGTTTCTGATATTGTTGTACAGATACCTACATTCCCTGCAAAAAAACGTAAGGAATATATTTCTCTGACGTATTAAGTTAGGTGATCATATCATACGTCAGAACTTCGGACTTtttattttaaggttatgtcaaatataacctcacatttcgaAATAACGACAATATTAAATATGATAATCTATCTCCAGAATTCCGTAAGTCCGAAAGGCGGGATATTATCTACAAACCATTTTTATTGTGCACCTccctatttaatatttattttttaatctttttggattttcataaatccttttttacatttattCAATGCGTTTTTAGCTTAGCCAATATTTCAAGCTCTTCGACCACTTCCATTCTCTGTCTAGATTCGACACGATTTCTCACTTTAATATTTTACAGGAATTATTGTTAATCCACCACCAATGtacaaaattatataaattgacTTACCCCCTTGAGACATCCTGTTCACTCTCCAACTATCCTAGTAAATAATTTATGTATAAAAAATAGACATCCTCTGTGGCATCTTTGTATAAAATGACTATGAAACGACTTAGATTTCAGTTAACTCTCTTTTCTTCTCCTCCTGACCCCCTTCAGTACGCCATTTCAGCTCCCCAGGGTCTGTAGGGCTTAGACCCATTCCCAGCCggtgcattattattattgtatccTGATGTGGGCACCGCATAGCTGAGGGCACTTCCGGCAGGGTACTGAGAATGTTGAGCATAGGCCGATCCATGAATCGATGCTGTTCCACGGTGCACAGCTGAAGAGAGATCCGTGTAAATGGGACCTGCATTGCTCTGATGTTCTTGATTATTATTAGGATAGTGCTGCTGTTGAGCTTCCTGATTCTGATGCACCGTCACCTCTGACTGATGCGTCGAAGTGGCCGTTGAAACTGAGGTATCATGGAGGGTCTCCACGGACGGTACAGGAGCAGGCAAATTGGGAACATATCCTGAGGAACTGGCAGCCTGCGGTGCATAGTTCTGATATGCTGCATGATGGTAAGCTGCACTTTGGTATGTTGACACTCCACTAGATCCAGGAGTTGACCAGGCTCCAGCTGCCTGGGTAGCTGTGGAATGTGTTGAATTCTTGGCAGAAAGTTCTCGTTGAGCTACAAAACACTGTAAGTGCGACATGAGGCGCAATCGAAGGGGATCCTGAATGTCCATTCCCTCAATGGTGACTAGATACCGTGCCACTTCCGAAGCACACTCCCGGAAGCCGATTATATGGTAATCCATGGCAAAACGCTGTGGATCGAAGGCAATCGAGTCGATTCCTGCAGCGAAAAACAGGACAAACCGCATAAATTTTCCGCGCATATTGGTCAGTATTTTCCAATCACTCGCTCTCTAACCATTCAAGCGTAATGTAACACGCAGGATGACCACACGGGTAAAATTCCGAGGGAATTGCATCCCATCAATATTCAACAAACATTCATTAGGTATTTCAAAAGATATACCCAGTGGCCtcctatttctttttaattgcaatatttacgtggttttttaaattaaaattatgtaaaaaggggaaactgaggcaccaccgAACAAGGGGTAGCACCAAAATCTGCGATCTTTTAATTACACATTAGacagacttcagaggacgagacctgtaTAAATTCATAAGATACTAGGGATTCTTATCCATTGAAAAAATAGTCGATATAGTccaagtaatttagaaataaaaatcagtgttcggtaGTACCCCaggttcggtggtgccccagtttctcctatttGAAAAACAATACACTTTTCCCCGGAAAGGAAAGGTAAGGAAGCGTCGACCTTGGGGCAGACCTATGACAAAGTGACTGAAACAAATTCAGGATTTCTTGAAACAAATTCCTTGGATATCCTTGAGATCGACTGTGAACATCTTCCCGAAGTGACGGAAGATCGCCGGGCGTAGACTGCTAACCTAGGTGTCATAGGTCCGCTAATAGTTTTTCATAATTGGCTTAAAATACAGTGCGTACTAGAGCCCTGCATACCCGACCCGACCCGACCCGACCCGCGGGTACCCGCATGATTTTTTGCGGGTCGGGcgggttttattttattttctgcgGGTCGGGCGGATTACGGATAAAACCCTTCAAATTTTCGGgtattatttaaacatttatccGACCAGATTtcaaggattttttaaaaacatttttttttaaattaattaagctTTGGGGAAGTTTACATAAACCTAGAAAAACGATATGATAAATCAAGGAACAATTTATGTGATCGGAAGAGCATATGGATTTAAAGAAGTAATAAAGTGATCTGACGAAGACAAGTAATATTTATACTAGATCCAGGAATTACGCACCTGACGGGATTATTCTATTATGCTCATACAATTATGAATGTTTGCCTAAAATTGGATATCATTTTGTGAAACCATTGTTGAaacttaaatttctttaatttaggtaatatttttgaatattctgacaatattttgaagaactctgggtaaaaaccaaaaagtactttttataaatacAGCTCTTTTAGTCTTAATCAAACGCAATTACCTCTAGGTGCATAACGCCAATTCCCTAAATTGTTTCGGGCGCGAAAATATGCTTATTCCCGGGATAAATAGCAAGATAATTTATCGAATTTCTTTTAAGTATGATAGGGCTTGTACCcccaaaactatattttctgaaatttaataaaGCGACAATATTATCTTGTATTATGAATTCTTAAACTTGTTCAGGAGTATAATTCGTTAAATATATCCTTAAAACATTTTCTCACAAATTTAAGCTCAAATTTACTCTTGTCTTCTCAATTATTAGAAAAACTaactattatttaataaaaaatttgattCACTGATAAATATATGAAAGTACACTAGCTATTGTATAATCCACTAATATCTGGCTATATAAATTGACCAATActcatatttttgatcaaatttagcatgttatgtcattaaaattaaattattttcgttaaaattgtgattaaaaaaCGCACAGATGACCGGTTAGGATTGCGATGAAAATACTCACAGTTAAATCATAAAATGTCTAAAACTGTGCTAAAAACACGCATAGATTAAGGATAAAACAGTTAAAAAAACGGAGAAAATTACGATTAAAAACATGCAcagttcaaacaaaaaattgataaaattgcaCTTACGCGCCCAGCTTAGTCA
Proteins encoded in this window:
- the LOC129804926 gene encoding hairy/enhancer-of-split related with YRPW motif protein; translated protein: MDPIHHHASPLHWGYAASQPHNTWIPPPSRNKLKRTLSDSDNDDLYSEESSKDQASPGESNSCQMLTRKKRRGVIEKKRRDRINSSLSELKRLVPSAYEKQGSAKLEKAEILQLTVDHLKSLHSKGIDSIAFDPQRFAMDYHIIGFRECASEVARYLVTIEGMDIQDPLRLRLMSHLQCFVAQRELSAKNSTHSTATQAAGAWSTPGSSGVSTYQSAAYHHAAYQNYAPQAASSSGYVPNLPAPVPSVETLHDTSVSTATSTHQSEVTVHQNQEAQQQHYPNNNQEHQSNAGPIYTDLSSAVHRGTASIHGSAYAQHSQYPAGSALSYAVPTSGYNNNNAPAGNGSKPYRPWGAEMAY